One window of Pelobates fuscus isolate aPelFus1 chromosome 9, aPelFus1.pri, whole genome shotgun sequence genomic DNA carries:
- the FKBP15 gene encoding FK506-binding protein 15 isoform X3 codes for MFGAEEDDTDFLSPTGGAKLASLFGMDQTASRQGNESFQYTAPKQPKKGPGAAGPKSPKPPGSANSGPAPSVLFATAVHAYRFTNGQYVKQGKFGAAVLGNHTTKEYRILLYISQQQQVTAAKIHPGFVFMVQPNNYATFYDDQRQNWSVMFESETSAIDFSKQMCIAKCNSSPALESVLTQDLLPGEGQGADVGDLLEVAYTGWLYQNQGLGQMFDSNVQKEKMLRLKLGSGKVIKGWEEGMQGMKKGGRRLLIIPPALGYGSQGHPGRIPSNSTLIFEVEVKRIKLKDLASDRQSVGSRDSPVSITDSLSTEFLPQPPTSVPPHPGEPAVRTKSNSISEQLANPDAAKAKLISRMARMGQPMLPFLAGSSTPGPDSSDSEIEDPNLQRLSPHPAVPLPVRPTPQIGHTTVASHLPASVPPQQAVLGLQAPSAALLPVPSIHSQAFPSGTPPAPGFQPYSGLQYSYSQTPVTQLQPMAPVYPPQLQQSSPFQGDITSFLMTEARQQSTEIRMSISKVIDKIDNLASKVDSLQKENPSGASHLLPGISTITMESSMIMNNIQRIMQENERLKQEVLEKSSRIEEQNVKIGELITRNQRFVEQSNLLMEQRNDSLQTTSENTQARVLHAVQEKAKVAEDLAAATGQLSKLQLEVTAYQKKEMDLRMQLAAALQDAEKLSSLQVQLIEVQELSEQMKSRVKVEKDGRRQLEVRLAALEEEVSDLKAEKRNLEKSLVERKKRSQQERQHAEEELEELRRTHQEEIENLRQLLKKMREQAASEQRSSAHEIDLERLSELEERAAQVQPLRDKCAKLQSHLTTLTEEYKQIRAKMEEQEPAADSTEEVKTIMNGVFQSLRREFELEETYSGRVVLGTIMNTIKATTLQLLNKQPDKEPAESDSEHEDEEIEVPRQVIVSEQEKPSSHVTVVLADEHWQRREQREYADQSMEKTQSQGMHVVENDLSKDKPSDTKPVPSVLVENESEVEVIQEVMDPSSALVHMVSSDMPEYSSVSYIDNEPGEGTGESLQEGKEINGISSSPVPEVLTQDLSNENKTIRKEALSVPSTVPETEVFNDGRQDGPPLLESDEDNSSPIPPTEDTSSSMSGIAAKGGPGQPQSKTHKSPLSLDDSDEEDLFKLASPRAQKPKQEDEEDEEVSLKGRPPPAPLFGDEDDDDDDLGW; via the exons GGCGAAGCTGGCCTCTCTGTTTGGAATGGACCAGACGGCGAGCAGACAGGGCAACGAATCTTTCCAGTACACTGCCCCAAAACAGCCGAAGAAAGGTCCAGGGGCAGCCG GTCCGAAGTCCCCCAAACCACCCGGATCAGCGAACTCGGGCCCAGCACCAAGCGTACTCTTTGCCACGGCTGTCCACGCCTACagatt CACAAACGGACAGTATGTgaagcaggggaagtttggagctGCTGTTTTGGGGAACCATACCACCAAAGAG TACAGGATCCTTCTTTATATCAGCCAACAGCAGCAAGTCACTGCCGCCAAGATCCACCCGGGGTTTGTGTTTATG GTTCAGCCGAATAACTACGCCACTTTCTACGATGATCAGAGACAGAACTGGTCAGTCATGTTTGAGTCAGAGACGTCTGCCATTGATTTTAGTAAACAG atgTGTATTGCCAAGTGTAACAGCTCTCCTGCCCTGGAGTCTGTGCTCACCCAGGACTTATTGCCGGGAGAAGGGCAGGGTGCGGATGTCGGAGATTTGCTGGAAGTGGCCTATACCGGGTGGTTATATCAGAACCAAGGCTTGGGCCAG ATGTTTGACTCAAACGTACAGAAGGAAAAAATGCTGCGTCTGAAGTTGGGCTCCGGGAAAGTTATTAAG GGCTGGGAGGAAGGCATGCAGGGGATGAAGAAAGGTGGCCGCCGGTTGCTAATTATCCCACCGGCCCTGGGCTACGGCTCCCAGGGACACCCTGGCAGGATTCCCTCCAATTCAACCCTCATTTTCGAAGTGGAAGTAAAACGC ATTAAACTGAAGGATTTGGCATCTGATAGACAAAGTGTTGGCTCGCGAGATTCACCAGTATCCATCACAGACAGTTTATCCACAGAGTTCCTACCACAGCCACCTACCTCCGTGCCGCCTCACCCTGG GGAACCTGCAGTCCGCACCAAATCTAACTCCATCAGCGAGCAGTTAGCG AATCCAGATGCTGCCAAAGCGAAACTCATCTCAAGAATGGCAAGAATGGGACAGCCAATGTTACCCTTCCTAGCAGGGAGCAGCACGCCGGGACCAGACTCCAGCGACTCTGAGATCGAG GACCCCAACTTACAGCGACTCTCCCCACATCCAGCTGTGCCTCTCCCGGTCCGACCCACCCCACAGATCGGCCACACCACCGTGGCCAGTCACCTCCCTGCTtcag TTCCTCCTCAGCAGGCTGTGTTAGGCCTCCAAGCACCGTCAGCTGCTCTGTTACCTGTACCATCCATTCATTCCCAGGCCTTCCCCTCGGGCACACCCCCAGCTCCAGGTTTCCAG CCATACAGTGGTCTCCAGTATTCCTATTCTCAGACCCCAGTTACCCAGCTGCAGCCAATGGCACCCGTCTACCCTCCTCAGCTCCAGCAGTCGTCTCCTTTCCAAG GTGACATCACGTCCTTCCTGATGACAGAAGCACGTCAGCAAAGCACCGAAATCCGAATGTCCATCAGCAAAGTGATTGACAAGATCGATAATTTGGCTTCCAAG GTGGACAGTCTCCAGAAGGAAAATCCTAGTGGGGCCTCTCACCTGCTTCCAGGGATCTCCACCATCACGATGGAGAGTTCCATGATAATGAACAACATCCAGCGCATTATGCAG GAGAACGAACGTCTGAAACAGGAGGTTCTAGAAAAGAGCAGCCGGATCGAGGAGCAGAACGTGAAGATTGGAGAGCTGATTACACGTAACCAGAG GTTTGTGGAGCAGAGTAATCTTCTAATGGAACAAAGAAATGACTCGCTGCAAACAACGTCCGAAAACACGCAGGCCCGGGTACTACACGCTGTACAGGAAAAG gccaaagtagcagaaGATTTGGCAGCCGCCACTGGCCAACTGTCTAAACTGCAGCTAGAGGTCACAGCCTATCAGAAGAAAGAAATGGACCTCAGGATGCAGCTTGCAGCCGCTCTGCAGGACGCTGAGAAGTTGTCCTCCCTGCAAGTCCAGCTGATTG AGGTGCAAGAATTATCGGAGCAAATGAAGAGTCGTGTCAAGGTGGAGAAAGATGGTCGTCGACAACTGGAGGTCAGACTGGCCGCCTTAGAGGAAGAAGTGTCAGACTTAAAGGCAGAGAAGCGTAATTTGGAAAAG AGCCTCGTGGAGCGCAAGAAACGGTCCCAGCAGGAGAGGCAGCATGCCGAGGAGGAGCTAGAAGAGCTGCGCAGGACGCATCAGGAGGAGATCGAGAACCTGAGACAACTTCTGAAGAAGATGCGAGAGCAGGCAGCATCAGAGCAG CGTTCTTCGGCCCATGAAATTGATCTTGAAAGACTGTCTGAGCTGGAAGAGCGAGCAGCGCAGGTCCAGCCGCTGAGAGACAAG TGTGCAAAGCTCCAGAGCCATCTAACTACACTGACCGAGGAGTACAAGCAAATACGAGCAAAGATGGAGGAGCAAGAACCGGCCGCAGACTCCACAGAGGAG GTGAAGACGATCATGAATGGAGTTTTCCAATCCCTTCGGAGGGAGTTTGAGCTGGAGGAGACTTACAGCGGCCGAGTGGTTCTTGGAACAATTATGAACACCATAAAG GCAACAACACTGCAGTTACTGAACAAGCAGCCGGATAAGGAACCCGCAGAAAGCGACAGTGAACATGAAGATGAGGAGATTGAAGTTCCCAGACAGGTTATCGTGTCCGAGCAGGAGAAGCCAAGTTCACACGTGACTGTAGTTTTGGCTGATGAGCATTGGCAGAGACGAGAGCAACGAGAATATGCTGATCAAAGTATGGAAAAGACACAAAGTCAGGGAATGCATGTTGTGGAGAACGATCTGAGTAAAGATAAGCCCTCGGATACCAAACCTGTTCCCTCGGTCTTGGTGGAAAATGAAAGCGAGGTGGAGGTGATTCAGGAAGTGATGGATCCATCTTCTGCTTTGGTTCATATGGTATCAAGTGACATGCCAGAGTATAGCTCCGTCTCCTATATAGATAATGAGCCTGGTGAGGGCACAGGAGAATCTCTACAAGAAGGGAAGGAAATCAACGGAATCAGTAGTTCCCCAGTTCCAGAAGTATTAACACAAGACCTATCCAATGAGAACAAAACTATTCGCAAAGAAGCGCTATCTGTTCCCTCCACGGTCCCTGAAACCGAAGTGTTTAACGATGGAAGGCAAGATGGTCCACCTCTGCTAGAAAGTGATGAGGACAATAGCAGCCCCATACCTCCAACAGAAGATACCTCAAGTTCTATGTCTGGCATCGCAGCCAAGGGTGGTCCCGGGCAGCCACAGTCAAAGACCCACAAAAGCCCTCTCAG CCTGGACGACTCCGATGAAGAAGatttatttaaacttgcttctccccgAGCCCAGAAACCGAAGCAGGAAGACGAAGAAGATGAAGAAGTG agccTAAAAGGACGCCCTCCTCCGGCTCCTCTCTTTGGAGATGAAGATGATGACGACGATGATCTGGGCTGGTAG